A portion of the Cellulophaga algicola DSM 14237 genome contains these proteins:
- a CDS encoding carboxypeptidase-like regulatory domain-containing protein encodes MNKAVSIILFFFTVVTFSQNTGTIMGTVSDIELENESLLFAAVQIKDTPSVAQTNFHGNYEFENITPGDYILVFSFLGYETKEIAVTVKDNEITKINGALKSRTIAIDLLSDESIVTTEKPKSTISRRSSSLK; translated from the coding sequence ATGAATAAAGCAGTTAGTATTATACTTTTCTTTTTTACGGTAGTTACCTTTTCACAGAATACGGGAACAATTATGGGTACTGTTTCTGATATTGAATTAGAAAATGAGTCATTATTATTTGCTGCTGTCCAAATTAAGGACACTCCTAGTGTCGCTCAAACAAATTTTCATGGAAATTATGAATTTGAAAACATTACTCCTGGAGATTATATTTTAGTTTTTAGTTTTCTTGGGTATGAAACCAAAGAAATAGCCGTTACCGTAAAGGACAATGAAATTACCAAAATTAATGGTGCATTAAAATCCAGAACTATAGCAATAGATTTACTTTCTGATGAAAGCATTGTGACCACGGAAAAACCAAAAAGCACAATTTCTAGAAGAAGTTCTTCTTTAAAATAA